The proteins below come from a single Holdemania massiliensis genomic window:
- a CDS encoding MerR family transcriptional regulator, whose product MEHKTGTFAELWGLSPEGLKFYIKKGLIDPESLGKYRVYSYKESSILHRLLYFRSYGFSLDEAKSLCYVGQRSEVLRQLKDKNAEIQKEIKQKQALLEQLNHDIQFLDQAEEQLNEITVKKMPAVCAVAGSLEDGSRDTELFSDWVRYLPFVQTNYVVDLNDQNSYDVRWGITAPLSLYEDLSQQIGQNEIQIFGGCLCLHSLIKDHDNKGIDPRILEPLLAYAKRHNYQIKGYALINFTFILQPEKDAEKSRYLECFIPIGSSEIKK is encoded by the coding sequence ATGGAGCATAAAACAGGAACCTTTGCAGAACTCTGGGGTTTGTCGCCGGAAGGCTTAAAATTTTATATAAAGAAAGGTTTGATTGATCCGGAATCATTGGGTAAATATCGTGTTTATTCTTATAAGGAATCCAGCATTCTTCATCGTTTGCTCTATTTCCGTTCTTATGGTTTTTCTCTGGATGAGGCGAAAAGCCTTTGTTATGTTGGTCAGCGGTCTGAAGTTTTACGGCAGCTGAAAGATAAAAATGCCGAGATCCAAAAAGAAATTAAACAGAAACAAGCGCTGCTGGAACAGCTGAATCATGACATACAATTTTTGGATCAGGCTGAAGAACAGCTGAATGAAATCACGGTAAAGAAAATGCCGGCGGTCTGCGCAGTGGCAGGCAGTTTGGAAGATGGCAGCCGTGATACCGAGTTGTTTTCTGATTGGGTTCGTTATCTGCCGTTCGTCCAAACAAATTACGTTGTCGATCTGAATGATCAAAATTCCTATGATGTTCGTTGGGGAATCACTGCGCCCTTATCTTTGTATGAGGATTTAAGTCAACAGATAGGACAAAATGAAATCCAGATTTTCGGCGGCTGTCTTTGTCTGCATTCGCTGATAAAGGATCATGACAACAAAGGGATTGACCCGCGGATTTTAGAGCCGCTTTTAGCCTATGCCAAAAGGCATAATTATCAGATAAAAGGTTATGCTCTGATTAACTTCACGTTCATTCTGCAGCCGGAAAAGGATGCAGAGAAAAGTCGTTACCTGGAATGCTTTATTCCGATAGGTTCAAGCGAAATAAAGAAATAG
- a CDS encoding LysR family transcriptional regulator: protein MNISECRILIAAAEEMSFSKAACKLYVSQSVISKTVKKLEAELNTAIFSRSSRSVCLTPEGRRVIDAAENIVQIYDALNQSLHQNPELAAKPLSIWYSQMAEYLMTGIFNDLVSAIPGLMLQVSCDPSDEKKNYDLVLIPEDLSSSLYFNGYQKRPLIRNELCLAVSASNRLAQASKAVLSRLQAMTLILLESRSSISLNDRLLKLLKDRQIEVRRILYADNLTEIYKKLSILDNACAFIPALARDHAFSGIAFLPIEDCTLNTDLVCLAKSDPSNSVIEQAADLIQKQFSQLEQSDYL, encoded by the coding sequence ATGAATATCAGTGAATGTCGGATTCTGATTGCTGCCGCCGAAGAAATGAGTTTTTCCAAAGCTGCTTGCAAGCTGTATGTCTCGCAGAGTGTGATCTCGAAAACGGTAAAGAAACTGGAGGCTGAGCTCAATACCGCGATTTTCAGCCGTAGCTCCCGTTCGGTCTGTTTGACACCCGAAGGTCGAAGGGTCATCGACGCCGCTGAAAATATCGTACAAATTTATGACGCATTGAATCAATCGCTACATCAAAATCCGGAACTGGCCGCCAAGCCACTGTCCATTTGGTACTCACAGATGGCGGAGTATCTGATGACCGGTATTTTTAATGATCTGGTATCCGCTATTCCTGGACTCATGCTTCAGGTCAGCTGTGACCCCAGTGACGAAAAGAAAAATTATGACCTCGTTTTAATTCCCGAAGATCTCAGTTCTTCCCTGTATTTCAACGGCTATCAAAAACGACCGTTGATCCGTAATGAGCTGTGTCTCGCAGTTTCTGCGTCTAACCGACTGGCTCAGGCTTCCAAGGCAGTGCTGTCCCGGCTGCAGGCTATGACGCTGATCCTGCTGGAAAGTCGCTCGTCAATTTCTCTGAATGACCGGCTATTAAAGCTGCTAAAAGACCGGCAGATTGAAGTACGACGGATTCTATACGCAGACAATCTGACTGAAATTTATAAAAAACTGTCCATTCTAGACAATGCCTGCGCATTCATTCCCGCTCTGGCCCGCGATCATGCCTTCAGCGGCATTGCCTTTCTTCCAATTGAAGACTGTACTCTGAATACCGACCTGGTTTGCCTGGCAAAGAGCGATCCCTCTAATTCGGTCATTGAACAGGCCGCAGATCTGATTCAAAAACAATTTTCCCAATTAGAACAGTCGGATTATTTATAA